A region of Antedon mediterranea chromosome 8, ecAntMedi1.1, whole genome shotgun sequence DNA encodes the following proteins:
- the LOC140056283 gene encoding uncharacterized protein, producing the protein MSGWIPSALHGLRWLTGSTPNYNDHAQQPTNESQISDKVTDVLTRLLLESSIEKLFQKLRRDSCFKDTRLKQRKYAHACADWICEETDNGIGKGTLESYNKVELFVIKAVSNECKLKLRETKDGGVKTTVTVEVNRLSDPACERRISSLLNKLSASGFLTGKELLESWSKFSNNVRPEAMRTAQLILYGEYDERIKIKCRTIKTTIAAVLNDKEQGEIVFEVDEINKRTLGRIMLWLLGNEGVSQTTEQAALRRLIQACISALEKRNNICWENTKLSLYGKDDTSFHVVAGKSRDRKHVIGFVDSNSEFQIIERHNSSCLIS; encoded by the exons ATGTCGGGGTGGATACCGTCGGCTTTACATGGTTTACGGTGGCTTACAGGTTCTACGCCAAATTACAACGACCACGCCCAACAACCAACGAACGAGTCACAG ATTTCTGATAAAGTCACTGATGTTTTAACCAGATTGTTACTCGAATCATCAATTGAAAAGCTATTTCAAAAGTTAAGACGTGATTCGTGTTTCAAAGATACCAGATTGAAGCAACGAAAATACGCGCACGCATGCGCAGATTGGATATGCGAGGAGACAGACAATGGCATTGGTAAAGGAACATTGGAATCGTACAACAAAGTTGAACTGTTTGTGATCAAAGCTGTATCGAATGAATGTAAACTGAAGCTAAGAGAGACAAAAGACGGAGGCGTTAAAACAACC GTAACTGTGGAAGTAAATAGACTCTCTGATCCAGCTTGCGAACGACGCATATCGTCACTTTTGAACAAACTGTCAGCGTCTGGATTTTTAACTGGGAAAGAACTTCTGGAAAGTTGGTCAAAGTTCAGCAATAATGTAAGACCAGAAGCAATGCGTACTGCACAGTTGATATTATATGGAGAGTATGACGAGAGAATCAAGATAAAATGCAGGACGATTAAAACAACTATTGCTGCAGTTTTAAATGATAAAGAACAAGGGGAGATTGTA TTTGAAGttgatgaaattaataaacGTACTTTGGGTCGAATCATGCTTTGGTTACTCGGTAATGAGGGCGTCAGTCAAACAACTGAACAAGCCGCCCTCAGACGACTCATTCAGGCGTGTATAAGTGCACTGGAGAAACGAAATAACATTTGTTGGGAAAACACTAAACTTTCTCTCTATGGTAAAGATGATACGTCATTCCATGTGGTGGCGGGTAAATCACGTGATCGTAAGCACGTCATAGGATTCGTTGATTCAAATTCAGAATTCCAGATAATTGAGCGGCACAACAGCTCCTGTTTAATTTCGTAA
- the LOC140056286 gene encoding uncharacterized protein — protein MAEPNQPIDAAVTVIDCGEEVTFGDVHRLRATIGNENDDSNKLLDVAFNFVAKEPKWIFKDAEIAFSMPNHCYIMHSGKRTNQYVILIGESGQAEVRLRERGWKLFMRDQAVAIWNWAWENQGTIIGLAQLISILVGRREAIEFRENTSS, from the exons ATGGCTGAG cCTAATCAACCGATCGACGCCGCTGTGACGGTAATAGATTGCGGAGAAGAGGTGACGTTTGGAGACGTTCACCGTCTCCGAGCTACAATCGGAAACGAAAACGACGACAGCAATAAACTATTAGACGTGGCGTTTAATTTCGTAGCCAAAGAACCAAAATGGATTTTCAAAGAcgctgaaattgcattttcgaTGCCGAATCACTGCTACATCATGCATTCTGGGAAAAGAACCAATCAGTATGTTATCCTGATCGGAGAATCTGGACAAGCCGAGGTAAGACTTCGGGAACGAGGCTGGAAATTATTTATGCGGGATCAAGCTGTAGCTATCTGGAACTGGGCTTGGGAGAATCAAGGCACCATCATAGGCCTGGCTCAACTTATATCTATCCTTGTTGGCCGAAGAGAGGCAATTGAATTCAGAGAAAATACATCCAGTTAA